A part of Gracilimonas sp. genomic DNA contains:
- a CDS encoding O-succinylhomoserine sulfhydrylase, with amino-acid sequence MKRKETQSIRTQTERTKFGEHSTPIYMTSSYVFDNAEHMRAMFAGEEEGNVYSRYSNPTVDEFIDKIALMEGAESGWATASGMAAVFSTFAALLNAGDEVLSSRSVFGSTHKLFTQIFPKWNIKTNYVSATNLDEWEDAITPNTKILYLETPSNPALDIIDLAKAKEIAEKHNLIYVVDNCFTTPVIQNPIEFGADLVIHSATKYIDGQGRGLGGAIVGRQHLIDEIEAFARHSGPCLSPFNAWMLSKSLETLQIRMERHSENALEIAKRLQNHKQVQWVKYPFLENHPAYEIAQKQMSMGGGIVTFGINGGLEAGKNFLDSLKMFSLTANLGDSRTIATHPASTTHSKLSEEERQKVGITQGLIRLSIGLENVEDIWEDIEQALG; translated from the coding sequence ATGAAGCGTAAAGAAACGCAATCTATCCGCACCCAAACAGAACGTACAAAATTTGGCGAGCACTCTACGCCTATCTATATGACATCCAGCTATGTGTTCGATAATGCGGAACACATGCGGGCTATGTTTGCAGGTGAAGAAGAAGGCAATGTTTACAGCCGGTACTCAAATCCAACGGTGGATGAATTTATCGACAAGATTGCTTTGATGGAAGGAGCAGAATCAGGCTGGGCTACGGCCTCCGGAATGGCTGCTGTGTTTTCAACTTTTGCGGCTTTACTTAATGCGGGCGATGAAGTGCTTTCGTCCCGCTCGGTATTCGGTTCAACACATAAATTGTTTACACAGATTTTTCCCAAGTGGAATATCAAAACGAACTATGTTTCGGCTACCAATTTGGATGAATGGGAAGATGCCATCACGCCAAATACAAAAATCCTGTACCTGGAAACACCTTCCAACCCGGCGCTGGATATTATCGATCTGGCTAAAGCAAAGGAAATTGCTGAAAAACACAATCTGATTTATGTGGTGGATAACTGCTTCACCACTCCGGTGATTCAAAATCCTATTGAGTTTGGAGCCGACTTGGTGATACACTCTGCCACAAAATATATTGACGGACAGGGACGTGGCCTTGGTGGTGCTATTGTTGGCCGACAGCATTTAATTGATGAGATTGAAGCGTTCGCACGTCATTCGGGTCCTTGCCTCTCACCATTCAATGCATGGATGTTATCGAAAAGTTTAGAAACGCTACAAATTCGGATGGAGCGACATTCTGAAAACGCTCTTGAAATAGCAAAGCGGCTGCAAAATCATAAACAGGTGCAATGGGTGAAATATCCTTTTCTGGAAAATCACCCGGCATATGAAATAGCGCAGAAGCAAATGTCGATGGGTGGAGGAATTGTTACGTTTGGAATAAATGGCGGGTTGGAAGCTGGAAAAAACTTTCTGGATTCACTCAAGATGTTTTCTCTTACCGCAAATCTGGGAGACTCAAGAACGATTGCCACTCACCCGGCTTCTACCACACACTCCAAGCTGTCGGAAGAAGAACGCCAAAAGGTGGGCATCACCCAGGGGTTGATTCGCCTGTCTATTGGTCTTGAAAACGTGGAAGATATCTGGGAGGATATTGAGCAGGCGCTGGGTTGA
- a CDS encoding M14 family metallopeptidase, whose amino-acid sequence MKKAALLSLLGCFLLTVSAWGQVQSPDEFLGYELGAQWTPHYKVLNYFQHVADESPLVTLTKYGETNEGRELVYAVVTSEANHQNLEEIRTNNLKLANLEAGTPTQNQKAIVWLSYNVHGNETSSSEAALKSVYELVTQKTAWLENTVVIMDPMVNPDGRDRYVNWYRTVVGEEFNPNHDAREHHEPWPGGRTNHYYFDLNRDWAWQTQVETQQRIPVYNSWMPHVHVDFHEQSYRSPYYFAPAAEPFHMAITDWQRQFQTMIGKNHTKYFDEENWLYFTKEVFDLFYPSYGDTWPTFHGAIGMTYEQAGGGFAGLGVYKPEGDTLTLKDRLNHHHTTGISTVEITSKNHDRVIQEFSDYFTGATRNGAGEYKTFVVKKSSNPDKVSQLLRYLKNQRIDFGVASRSSNSNGYDYSTGETGRVSIEEGDYVISTYQPKGTLVRVLFEPKPELADSLTYDITAWEMHYAYGVEGYAIKGQLDTKPLAMSTEDKLTPVIDKPYAYIAKWNSIEDLRYLSRLLDEGVTVRYAEEGFTLNGEKYAPGTLVITRNGNENLGAKFDQIVKDEANMLNRIVTPVATGFVDSGKDFGSSSVRYIEKPKVALLSGEGTSSYMVGHIWNYFDQQIDYPVNLINISDAASVDWDKYHVLILPDTYGSAIGNGELDAIKDWVRSGGTLIALGNANNDLAGRDGFNLKRKDLEVENEESEDPEDKLQKYSEASRDRAQYSNPGSIFEVMLDTSHPLAFGYDEQYMSLKLGSSAFKYLDNGWNVGAVKTDAHRSGFVGNKAKKSLEHTLAFGVQNMGAGHVVYMVDNPLYRGFWHNGKLLFGNAVFFVGN is encoded by the coding sequence ATGAAAAAAGCTGCTTTATTATCACTACTAGGATGTTTTTTACTAACTGTGAGTGCCTGGGGGCAGGTACAATCACCCGATGAGTTTTTGGGGTATGAGCTGGGTGCCCAGTGGACTCCTCATTACAAAGTGTTGAACTATTTTCAGCATGTTGCTGATGAATCTCCGCTTGTTACGTTAACGAAGTACGGCGAAACAAATGAAGGCCGGGAATTGGTTTATGCGGTTGTAACTTCGGAAGCAAACCATCAAAATCTGGAAGAAATAAGAACGAACAACCTGAAGCTGGCTAATCTGGAGGCAGGTACCCCTACCCAAAATCAGAAGGCTATAGTTTGGTTAAGCTATAACGTACATGGCAATGAAACTTCATCAAGTGAAGCAGCCTTAAAGTCGGTTTATGAGTTGGTTACCCAAAAAACAGCGTGGCTGGAGAACACCGTAGTTATCATGGACCCGATGGTAAATCCGGATGGGCGAGACCGGTATGTAAACTGGTACCGCACGGTAGTAGGTGAAGAATTTAATCCTAACCACGATGCCAGAGAACATCATGAACCATGGCCAGGAGGCAGGACTAATCACTACTATTTTGATTTGAACCGTGACTGGGCGTGGCAAACACAAGTTGAAACACAGCAACGTATTCCGGTTTACAACAGCTGGATGCCACATGTACACGTCGACTTTCATGAGCAAAGTTATCGTTCACCCTATTATTTTGCTCCTGCAGCAGAGCCTTTCCACATGGCTATTACCGATTGGCAGCGACAGTTTCAGACGATGATTGGAAAAAACCATACCAAATATTTTGATGAAGAAAACTGGCTGTATTTCACAAAAGAAGTTTTTGATCTTTTTTATCCTAGTTACGGAGATACATGGCCAACATTCCATGGCGCAATAGGAATGACCTATGAACAAGCCGGAGGAGGTTTTGCCGGTTTGGGTGTGTATAAACCAGAAGGAGATACTCTGACCCTTAAAGATCGTCTGAATCATCATCATACAACGGGTATCTCAACGGTTGAAATAACCTCAAAAAACCATGACAGGGTAATTCAGGAGTTTTCTGATTACTTCACTGGTGCAACCCGAAATGGAGCAGGTGAATACAAGACCTTTGTAGTGAAAAAGAGCAGTAATCCTGATAAGGTATCCCAATTACTCAGATATCTAAAAAATCAACGCATCGATTTTGGAGTGGCTAGCCGTTCGTCCAATTCAAATGGGTACGATTATAGCACCGGAGAGACTGGCCGGGTTTCAATTGAGGAAGGGGATTATGTAATCAGTACTTATCAACCCAAAGGAACGCTTGTTAGGGTGTTGTTTGAGCCGAAACCAGAATTGGCAGATTCTTTAACCTATGATATCACGGCTTGGGAAATGCACTATGCTTATGGTGTTGAAGGATATGCAATTAAAGGTCAGCTGGATACCAAACCACTAGCGATGAGCACAGAAGATAAACTGACTCCTGTTATCGATAAGCCATATGCATATATAGCTAAATGGAATTCTATAGAAGATCTTAGATACTTGTCCCGCTTACTCGATGAAGGTGTAACAGTAAGATACGCAGAAGAAGGATTTACCCTGAACGGCGAAAAATATGCACCGGGAACACTAGTCATAACCAGAAATGGAAATGAAAACCTTGGGGCAAAATTTGACCAAATAGTAAAGGATGAAGCCAATATGTTGAATCGTATCGTTACGCCTGTTGCTACTGGTTTTGTGGATTCAGGTAAAGACTTCGGTTCTTCATCCGTCCGCTACATCGAAAAACCAAAAGTAGCACTATTATCTGGTGAGGGAACCAGTTCATATATGGTAGGTCATATCTGGAATTACTTTGATCAACAGATAGATTACCCCGTAAATCTGATTAATATTAGTGACGCAGCATCTGTCGACTGGGATAAGTACCACGTCCTGATACTCCCGGATACCTACGGTTCTGCAATAGGAAATGGCGAATTGGATGCCATTAAAGACTGGGTTAGATCAGGAGGAACGTTGATTGCCCTCGGGAATGCTAATAATGACTTAGCCGGAAGAGATGGCTTTAACCTTAAACGTAAAGACCTGGAAGTTGAAAACGAAGAAAGTGAAGATCCGGAAGATAAACTTCAGAAATATAGCGAAGCATCGCGTGACAGAGCACAATACTCAAATCCGGGAAGCATTTTCGAAGTAATGCTGGATACTTCTCACCCTCTGGCCTTTGGTTATGATGAGCAGTATATGTCTCTCAAATTGGGTTCTAGTGCTTTTAAGTACCTTGATAATGGCTGGAATGTGGGCGCTGTAAAAACAGATGCACACCGAAGTGGCTTTGTTGGAAATAAAGCAAAGAAATCTTTAGAGCATACACTTGCCTTTGGTGTACAAAATATGGGAGCCGGTCATGTAGTTTATATGGTGGATAATCCGTTATACCGGGGATTCTGGCATAATGGAAAACTACTCTTTGGAAATGCGGTGTTCTTTGTAGGAAACTAA